From Fimbriimonadia bacterium:
GCGAGTGTGGCCTGTGCTCGCAGAGGCGCACGCGAAGATGCGGACTTCCGGGCTGCCGCGGGTGTGGCTGGAGGTGGCGCTGCTCTCCCTGGCAACCGCCGCAGAGACACCCGTACCCAAAGCGGATGCCCGTCCCGCCGTTGTTGCGCAGGTTGCACCCACCAAGGCAGTGACAAGTGCTGCAATGCCGCCGACGTCGCCCGAGATCGTATCGAGCTGCGCGCCCCAGGTGGCAGAGGAGCCGCCAGCACCGCGGCCCCCGGAAGCCGAGGCGCTCGACCCCGTCTGGAGCGAGGTACTGAGTCGGATCAGCGCGAAGTTCCCCTCGGCGCAAAAGACGCTGTCCGGTTCACGCGTTGTCGAGGTGGTGGGCAAGAAGGCGACGGTCGAGGTTCGTAGCCCTCTCATCCTGGCCCGGCTGTCCGATCCTCAGCACCGAACATCGCGCGAGCTGACCACGATGTTTCGCGAGGTGGTCGGAGAGCCTGGATGGTCGCTGGAGTTTCGTCTTCCGGAGGAGGGCGCCCCACCACCAGCCCAGGTGGAATCGGTCCCACGCTACTTGGAGGGTGAGGAGTTGGAGAAGGCGGTGGAACAGCAACTCGGCGGGAAGCGGAACTAGCGCGTGTTGAAAACGGCAGCAGCATCCCGCCGGAATCTGGAAACCATCGCCGGGACGGCGAAACCACCGCAGAGAATAGCTGGCGAAACAGGAGGTAGGAAATGAAGTTACCAAAGATGCCGGGCGGAAACATGATGAAGCAGCTCCAGGACGCGATGGAGCGCATGCAGGCGCTGGAGCAGGAGCTACAGGATGCGCGCCTGGAGGTATCGGCAGGCGGCGGCATGGTGCAGGCCACGTTCTCCGGAACCGGCGAGATGGTGGCGATCAAGATCAACCGCGACGTCGTGGACCCGGACGACGTCGAGATGTTGGAAGACTTGGTGCTCAGTGCCGTGCGAGAGGGAGCTCTTAAGGCCAGCCAGCTCCGTGAGGAGCGCACTGCCGAAATCCAGAGCATGCTGCCGCAAGTGCCCGGCATGCAGATGCCCTTCTAGCCGTGCTGCTGCCTCGCTCCCTCTCCAACCTGATGGGAGAACTCGAGAAACTGCCCGGGGTGGGGCCTAAGTCTGCTCAGAGGCTAGCTTTCCACCTATTGCGAGCGCCCGAGGGGGAAGCCGAGCGGCTCGCAGAAGCGATCCTCGCCGCTCGGCGGAACATCCGCTTCTGCCGCAGGTGCTTCAACGTGGCGGACGGGGAGTACTGCCCCGCCTGCTCCGACCCCCGACGCGACGCAGCGACAGTGTGCGTCGTTTCCGAAGTCAGGGACGTGATCGCTATCGAGCGCACCAACGAGTTTCGGGGGCGCTATCACGTACTTCATGGCGTTATCTCCCCCGTGGAAGGCGTTACCTCGGAACAGCTTCACCTAAA
This genomic window contains:
- a CDS encoding YbaB/EbfC family nucleoid-associated protein, whose translation is MKLPKMPGGNMMKQLQDAMERMQALEQELQDARLEVSAGGGMVQATFSGTGEMVAIKINRDVVDPDDVEMLEDLVLSAVREGALKASQLREERTAEIQSMLPQVPGMQMPF
- the recR gene encoding recombination protein RecR, giving the protein MLLPRSLSNLMGELEKLPGVGPKSAQRLAFHLLRAPEGEAERLAEAILAARRNIRFCRRCFNVADGEYCPACSDPRRDAATVCVVSEVRDVIAIERTNEFRGRYHVLHGVISPVEGVTSEQLHLKELAERVEAEGVSEVIVATNPTLEGDATALYIAKLLKPLGVRVSRLAHGMPVGGDLDYADQATLVSALQWRRDL